In Deltaproteobacteria bacterium, the DNA window TCAACAGGACAATGGTCATCGAAGAGGCGAATCTTATCCCAAACAATGTCCCGCTGTAGGCGACCCGCCTGTTGTCCTCCCATTCGACGATTTCTTCCACCGATTTTAGTTTCAGAATACCGATTTTACCGTACCACCGGTATCGTGCACCAACGCCGGTTTTATCGGAAGTGAGCACCTCGCCGCCGGAGTATCCGTACACATACTTTGGGAAGTTTTCGGGGTCCGTAATAAATTTCCATACCCGCTCCATCGGGGCATGTAAATTTATTTTACCGGTCACAGTTCCCATGTTTTATTCCTTGTGTTTTACCGATCTCGCTATAAAAAATGTCCCCATGTTGAAAGCTTTAACTTCTGCATTTCCAAAGATCTCTT includes these proteins:
- a CDS encoding SRPBCC family protein, whose translation is MGTVTGKINLHAPMERVWKFITDPENFPKYVYGYSGGEVLTSDKTGVGARYRWYGKIGILKLKSVEEIVEWEDNRRVAYSGTLFGIRFASSMTIVLLKNDTTLLTVSIKYTIPVFMGGVITDFLMAKRIVKDYVDKSIEKLEQEFNSESYRR